The following coding sequences are from one Phyllostomus discolor isolate MPI-MPIP mPhyDis1 chromosome 11, mPhyDis1.pri.v3, whole genome shotgun sequence window:
- the CPB2 gene encoding carboxypeptidase B2, translated as MKLHSLGVLVVTVVVFCERHVFAFQSGQILSALPQTSAQVQILQNLTTTYEVVLWKPVTAEFITKDREVHLFVNASDMTDVKAHLQDSRIQFRVLMEDVEELIRQQTSNDTDTARPRAPYSYYENYHSLSEIYSWMDFITQQYPDVVEKLHIGSSYEKRPLYVLKISRKQRAPKIAMWIDCGIHAREWISPAFCLWFTAHVTQFYGREHQHTNILRHMSFYVMPVVNVDGYDYTWKKDRMWRKNRSAHGNSVCIGTDLNRNFASRHWCERGASNFSCSEVYCGPYPESEPEVRAVASFLRRNINHIKAYIAMHSYSQMIVFPYSYNRSKSKDHEELSLVASEAVQAIKSVGKGTRYTYGSGSETLYLAPGGPDDWVYDLGIKYSFTIELRDTGEHGFLLPKRLIEPTCKEALAAVSKIAWHVIRNV; from the exons ATGAAGTTGCACAGTTTGGGGGTCCTCGTCGTCACTGTCGTTGTCTTCTGCGAGCGGCATGTCTTCGCATTTCAGAG CGGCCAGATCTTATCTGCTCTTCCCCAAACCTCTGCGCAAGTTCAAATCCTGCAGAATCTGACTACAACATACGAG GTAGTTCTCTGGAAGCCAGTGACGGCTGAGTTCATCACGAAGGACAGAGAAGTCCACTTGTTTGTGAATGCATCTGATATGACCGACGTGAAAGCCCATTTGCAAGACAGCAGGATTCAGTTCAG GGTCTTGATGGAAGACGTGGAAGAGCTAATCCGGCAGCAGACTTCCAACGACACCGACACCGCCAGGCCCCGGGCGCCGTACTCGTACTACGAAAACTACCACTCCCTCAGTGAA ATCTACTCCTGGATGGACTTCATAACCCAGCAGTACCCTGACGTGGTTGAAAAGCTCCACATCGGCTCCTCCTATGAGAAGCGCCCACTTTACGTGTTAAAG ATCTCTCGAAAGCAGCGAGCACCCAAAATTGCTATGTGGATCGACTGCGGCATCCACGCCAGAGAGTGGATCTCTCCTGCTTTCTgcctgtggttcacagcccac GTGACTCAGTTCTACGGGAGAGAGCACCAGCACACCAATATTCTGAGACACATGAGTTTCTATGTTATGCCGGTAGTTAACGTGGACGGTTACGACTACACGTGGAAAAAG gATCGAATGTGGAGAAAGAACCGTTCTGCCCACGGAAACAGCGTGTGCATCGGAACAGACCTGAACAGGAACTTCGCTTCCAGACACTGGTGTG AGAGAGGCGCGTCGAACTTCTCGTGCTCAGAAGTCTACTGCGGGCCCTACCCCGAGTCGGAGCCCGAAGTGAGGGCAGTGGCCAGCTTCTTGAGAAGAAACATCAACCACATCAAAGCGTACATTGCGATGCATTCCTACTCCCAGATGATAGTGTTCCCATATTCCTACAacagaagcaaaagcaaagaccACGAGGAACTG TCCCTGGTGGCCAGCGAGGCGGTCCAGGCCATCAAGAGCGTCGGCAAAGGTACCAGGTACACGTACGGCAGCGGCTCGGAAACTCTGT ACTTGGCTCCCGGAGGTCCGGATGACTGGGTCTATGACTTGGGCATCAAATATTCCTTTACAATCGAACTTCGAGACACAGGTGAACATGGATTCTTGCTGCCCAAGCGGCTGATCGAGCCCACCTGCAAAGAGGCTCTTGCTGCCGTCTCTAAAATAGCTTGGCATGTCATCAGGAACGTTTAA